The proteins below come from a single Metarhizium brunneum chromosome 1, complete sequence genomic window:
- the SEC62 gene encoding Translocation protein SEC62 yields MSAPPPPNGPPQGGIPMPMPGQRPTPEQIAEIQRRVAEDAEKAGMTVPEFIEHIKKQAMEQQRMRMMQQQQQPEAGEHVHGEHCNHDHGDGHHHHNHQQGQPQPIVPGPPNPKALALAKFLKGQDLKPRTSILNGERKDMFRVKRALRALQTPAYEKARKKNPLLPEITDRASLENAFKLLPLSMLALRVSKIEPEEGPNGKKPKRTKGQWNVRIEQQQDAGDDMYYVWLWEGSQVKRQLYAALALVLIFIIVLYPLWPLKLRQGVYYLSWGLLGLLGLFFLMAIFRVILFCVTYFAVPPGLWLYPNLWEDVSFMDSFRPVWAWHESAADKKKKKKAKSAARASGKVPNNAFAASTGQIAPTTATTTGTDTQINVGNVQQRHYEAPKVEELADDE; encoded by the exons ATGtcagcaccgccgccgcccaacgGTCCTCCTCAAGGCGGCATTCCCATGCCAATGCCTGGCCAGCGTCCCACGCCTGAGCAGATTGCCGAGATTCAGCGACGGGTTGCTGAGGATGCTGAAAAGGCCGGGATGACTGTTCCCGAATTCATTGAGCACATCAAGAAACAGGCGATGGAGCAGCAACGAATGCGcatgatgcagcagcagcagcaacctgAGGCAGGCGAACACGTTCATGGAGAACACTGCAACCATGATCACGGCGACGGACACCACCATCACAATCACCAGCAAGGACAGCCTCAGCCAATTGTTCCTGGTCCTCCAAACCCCAAGGCTCTAGCACTAGCCAAGTTCTTGAAAGGCCAGGACCTTAAACCTCGTACGAGTATTCTGAACGGAGAGCGAAAGGATATGTTCAGAG TCAAGCGAGCACTGCGAGCCCTACAAACGCCAGCGTACGAAAAAGCACGAAAGAAGAACCCCCTCCTACCCGAAATCACGGACCGGGCATCGCTCGAGAATGCCTTCAAACTCCTTCCATTAAGCATGCTTGCTCTGAGAGTCAGCAAGATCGAACCCGAAGAAGGACCCAATGGCAAGAAACCCAAGCGAACAAAAGGCCAATGGAACGTTCGCATTGAGCAACAGCAGGATGCTGGTGACGACATGTACTACGTGTGGCTATGGGAAGGCAGCCAGGTGAAGCGCCAGCTGTATGCCGCTTTGGCACTGGTCCTGATCTTCATCATAGTTCTCTATCCCTTGTGGCCACTGAAGCTGCGACAAGGTGTCTACTACCTTAGTTGGGGTCTTCTTGGTCTCCTGGGTCTGTTTTTCCTCATGGCTATCTTCCGTGTCATCCTCTTCTGCGTTACATACTTTGCTGTGCCTCCCGGTCTCTGGCTGTATCCCAACCTTTGGGAAGATGTGTCATTTATGGACAGTTTCCGACCTGTTTGGGCCTGGCATGAG TCTGCCgccgacaagaagaagaagaagaaggctaaATCCGCAGCCCGCGCTTCGGGCAAAGTCCCTAACAATGCCTTTGCCGCTTCGACTGGTCAGATAGCACCAACCACTGCGACAACTACAGGCACTGATACCCAGatcaatgttggcaatgtcCAGCAACGGCACTACGAAGCTCCCAAGGTTGAGGAGCTTGCTGACGACGAGTAG
- the srb-7 gene encoding Mediator of RNA polymerase II transcription subunit 21, producing MGDRLTQLQDAVDQLAQQFVACLHFVQRRHDLETLGPNDKVRDIKQEPHQREVDPLPADEFAAGLKELSRDLIIKEQQIEVLISNLPGLDNSERDQERNIKDLEEDLKAAEAQRQDALKERDHILAELDSVIRSVRRP from the exons ATGGGCGATCGGTTAACACAGCTGCAAGACGCAGTTGACCAG CTCGCGCAGCAGTTCGTCGCATGTTTGCATTTCGTCCAGAGACGGCACGATCTCGAGACGCTTGGTCCAAACGACAAAGTTAGAGACATAAAACAGGAACCTCATCAGAGAGAAG TCGACCCATTGCCTGCGGATGAATTCGCTGCCGGGCTTAAAGAGCTATCGCGTGACCTGATAATCAAAGAACAGCAAATCGAGGTGTTAATATCGAACCTCCCCGGGCTAGACAACAGCGAACGAGACCAAGAACGAAATATCAAGGACCTCGAGGAGGACCTGAAGGCGGCAGAAGCGCAACGGCAAGATGCTCTGAAGGAGAGAGATCATATCCTGGCCGAGTTAGACTCTGTTATCCGCAGCGTCCGGCGGCCATGA